A region of Salinibacter sp. 10B DNA encodes the following proteins:
- a CDS encoding UvrD-helicase domain-containing protein, whose amino-acid sequence MKATSLQDQSERYDDAAVRRRIGPWDEDGVPDLDAFDPDTNFVVTAAAGSGKTTALVARMVALVRQGVPVRDLTAITFTRKAAGEMSTRFFKELQEARVVLPDGSAQHERVTRALGSVQSAFIGTIHSFCARLLRERPLAAGLPPDFTAGLEDREERQLRDRAWQQHLSRVHEDSPERIERIAEYGLDPQDLTAFFERLCAYPELSPLVDAPDEPPALDAAVAAARERLREWDARRPDTLPKGEDDVMAAFDTARRMLRYRDLDAPAEKAEFLSLFSDVSDAERADVKITYWKGDQVDNKDWARSLRDDLLPSFIETTVQPVLRDWEALVHEAVVDFTQPAVERYRELRREEGLLTFHDLLSHTRDLLRDHPDVRRTIQERYPILLVDEFQDTDPLQAEILSFLASQDPMERTWDACRPRDGSLFIVGDDKQSIYRFRRADKGVFDAFRTRIDDEPNGEAVTLTKNFRSRTPICEWCNDAFGAIFDDPNLRDLQAEYVPFDPQRAAGPEGTALRRNPLDKVGWNRGRQIAEQDATRIARFIQAARAGDAESDFYRDEEGAVFEDEVNFSDFLILTRAKTRLGVYTDVLARYGIPYTVTGSEDLGDSDELKAVVDLLRAALRPDDPIAAVAYLKGALAGWSDDDLYRFRRAGGDFGQMDEPVPDAVWEALDDDRTDRIEGAFDRVRHARSVVLSERPSVGIEQIVDAFGLLAGAAHPDDPAEASMRAGAVLRITSYVQHLGAQGLGWGEVVEELDLILEGEESVDGMTLETGGGDAVRVMNVHQAKGLEAPVVFLADPYSSGSAPKPTLHLRRKENEIVAPVVQGEGYFTRITHAPLGWHDDTQASYRGEEERHEAAEEHRLLYVAATRAERLLVVSTYPEKPNDGPWAPLYEPLQAADVPALAVPEGKPPIPPRAPAPDLEEHRTRRTERIATQSHPSYTYTFVTDEKEGGALLRAEAGYGREFGTAMHRLFEQVVRHRLTPLEVSDDVLQHVLEQEDAEVTEATVRRLRSMLVAFQESWIWEELQAASELHTEHPFARQMTDSEGGESSEQILRGDIDLLYRRDDTWTLVDFKSDRVDDAEGLATALGPNHKYRRQVRAYVEAWTDVTGEPVGTSGLWFADAGTFVSDAGAGAA is encoded by the coding sequence ATGAAAGCAACATCTCTCCAAGATCAGTCAGAGCGCTACGATGATGCAGCCGTCCGGCGGCGGATTGGGCCGTGGGACGAGGACGGTGTTCCCGATCTCGATGCGTTCGATCCGGATACCAATTTCGTGGTGACGGCGGCGGCCGGATCGGGCAAGACGACGGCGCTCGTGGCCCGCATGGTGGCGCTGGTGCGGCAGGGCGTGCCTGTTCGGGACCTCACCGCCATCACGTTCACGCGGAAGGCGGCGGGGGAAATGAGCACCCGGTTCTTCAAAGAGTTGCAGGAAGCGCGGGTTGTGTTGCCGGACGGGTCTGCGCAGCACGAGCGTGTCACCCGGGCGCTCGGCAGTGTGCAGTCCGCCTTCATCGGCACCATCCACTCGTTTTGTGCTCGGCTCCTGCGCGAACGGCCTCTTGCAGCGGGCCTGCCCCCGGACTTTACGGCGGGACTGGAGGACCGGGAGGAGCGACAGCTCCGGGACCGTGCGTGGCAGCAGCACCTGAGCAGGGTGCACGAAGACTCGCCAGAAAGGATTGAGCGCATTGCCGAGTACGGCCTCGATCCGCAGGACCTCACGGCCTTCTTCGAGCGGCTCTGTGCCTACCCCGAACTTTCTCCGCTCGTCGACGCACCGGACGAGCCGCCGGCGCTGGACGCGGCGGTGGCAGCGGCCCGCGAACGGCTCCGCGAGTGGGATGCTCGTCGCCCCGATACGTTGCCCAAGGGGGAAGACGACGTGATGGCGGCCTTCGACACGGCCCGACGGATGCTCCGCTATCGCGATCTGGACGCGCCCGCCGAAAAAGCGGAGTTTCTATCGTTGTTTTCCGACGTGTCGGATGCGGAGCGGGCCGACGTCAAGATCACCTACTGGAAAGGCGATCAGGTTGACAACAAGGACTGGGCGAGGTCCCTTCGCGACGATTTGTTGCCCAGCTTCATCGAAACGACCGTGCAGCCGGTCCTCCGAGACTGGGAGGCGCTCGTGCATGAGGCGGTGGTCGACTTTACACAGCCGGCTGTCGAGCGCTACCGGGAGCTACGGCGGGAAGAGGGCCTGCTCACGTTCCACGACCTGCTCTCCCATACGCGCGATCTGCTCCGTGATCACCCCGACGTGCGACGGACGATTCAAGAGCGGTACCCGATTCTTCTGGTCGACGAATTTCAGGACACCGATCCTCTCCAGGCCGAAATCCTCTCGTTCCTCGCCAGTCAGGACCCGATGGAGCGGACGTGGGACGCGTGCCGGCCTCGCGACGGCAGCCTCTTCATCGTGGGCGACGACAAGCAGTCGATCTACCGGTTTCGCCGGGCGGACAAGGGCGTGTTCGACGCCTTCCGCACGCGCATCGACGACGAGCCGAACGGAGAGGCCGTTACGCTCACGAAGAACTTCCGCTCGCGGACGCCCATCTGCGAGTGGTGCAACGACGCGTTCGGGGCCATCTTTGACGACCCCAACCTCCGAGACCTTCAGGCCGAGTACGTGCCGTTCGATCCCCAGCGAGCCGCTGGACCCGAGGGGACGGCCCTGCGCCGGAATCCGCTGGACAAAGTGGGCTGGAACCGGGGCCGTCAGATTGCCGAGCAGGACGCCACCCGCATCGCACGGTTCATTCAGGCGGCCCGGGCGGGAGACGCTGAATCTGATTTTTATCGGGATGAGGAGGGCGCCGTCTTCGAGGATGAGGTCAATTTTTCGGACTTCCTCATCCTGACCCGCGCCAAGACGCGGCTCGGGGTCTACACCGACGTGCTGGCCCGTTACGGCATTCCGTACACCGTCACCGGCAGCGAAGACCTGGGCGACAGCGACGAGCTCAAGGCCGTGGTCGACCTCCTGCGCGCGGCGCTGCGCCCGGACGATCCGATTGCGGCGGTGGCCTACCTGAAGGGGGCACTGGCCGGGTGGAGCGACGACGATCTGTATCGGTTCCGTCGGGCCGGCGGGGACTTCGGGCAGATGGACGAACCGGTGCCCGACGCCGTTTGGGAGGCGCTGGACGATGACCGGACAGATCGGATAGAGGGGGCTTTCGATCGGGTGCGACACGCTCGTTCCGTCGTGCTGTCAGAGCGACCGAGTGTTGGCATCGAGCAGATCGTCGACGCGTTCGGCCTTCTGGCCGGGGCGGCGCATCCCGACGATCCGGCCGAAGCGTCCATGCGGGCCGGGGCGGTGCTTCGCATCACCAGCTACGTGCAGCACCTGGGGGCACAGGGGCTGGGGTGGGGCGAGGTGGTGGAGGAACTCGACCTCATTCTGGAGGGGGAGGAGTCCGTGGATGGCATGACGTTAGAGACCGGTGGAGGGGATGCGGTGCGGGTGATGAACGTGCACCAGGCGAAGGGACTGGAAGCGCCGGTCGTTTTTCTGGCGGATCCCTACAGCAGTGGCAGCGCACCCAAGCCGACGCTTCACCTCCGCCGTAAAGAGAATGAGATTGTAGCGCCGGTGGTGCAGGGCGAAGGCTACTTCACGCGCATCACGCACGCCCCGCTCGGTTGGCACGACGATACGCAGGCGTCCTACCGGGGAGAAGAGGAACGGCACGAGGCGGCTGAGGAGCACCGCCTTCTCTACGTCGCAGCCACGCGGGCCGAGCGCCTGCTGGTCGTGTCTACCTACCCAGAGAAGCCGAACGACGGGCCGTGGGCGCCGCTCTACGAGCCCCTCCAGGCGGCGGACGTACCGGCGCTTGCGGTTCCGGAGGGCAAGCCGCCCATTCCCCCACGAGCACCGGCCCCGGATCTGGAAGAACATCGCACCCGGCGAACCGAGCGGATTGCAACCCAGTCGCATCCGTCCTATACCTACACGTTCGTGACCGATGAGAAGGAGGGAGGAGCGCTTCTTCGTGCAGAAGCCGGGTATGGGCGCGAATTCGGGACCGCGATGCACCGTTTGTTCGAGCAGGTCGTGCGGCACCGTCTCACGCCTCTGGAGGTGTCCGACGATGTCCTTCAACACGTGCTCGAACAGGAAGACGCCGAGGTCACAGAAGCAACGGTGCGCCGTCTGCGCTCCATGCTGGTAGCCTTTCAGGAGAGCTGGATCTGGGAGGAACTTCAGGCCGCATCAGAGCTCCACACTGAGCATCCGTTTGCTAGACAGATGACCGACAGCGAAGGAGGAGAATCGTCTGAGCAGATACTGCGAGGGGATATTGATCTGCTCTATCGGCGCGACGACACGTGGACGCTCGTCGACTTCAAGAGTGATCGGGTTGACGACGCGGAGGGGCTGGCGACGGCACTTGGACCCAATCACAAGTACCGGCGGCAGGTTCGGGCGTACGTGGAGGCGTGGACCGACGTGACCGGAGAGCCGGTGGGGACGTCGGGCCTTTGGTTTGCGGATGCGGGGACGTTCGTCTCCGATGCCGGTGCCGGGGCGGCCTAA
- the fdxA gene encoding ferredoxin FdxA, translating into MPYVVTEPCINCKYTDCVEVCPVDCFYEGPNFLAIQPDECIDCNACVPVCPVEAIYPDDQLPEEYEHYIQWNEYLANQWRELGYNITETSGPLENAEEWEDADKSEQDILTWDV; encoded by the coding sequence ATGCCGTACGTCGTTACCGAGCCCTGCATCAATTGCAAGTACACCGACTGCGTGGAGGTCTGCCCCGTCGATTGCTTTTACGAGGGCCCGAACTTTCTGGCCATCCAGCCCGACGAATGCATCGACTGCAACGCCTGCGTACCGGTGTGCCCCGTAGAGGCCATCTACCCGGACGATCAGCTGCCGGAAGAGTACGAGCACTATATCCAGTGGAACGAGTATCTGGCCAATCAGTGGCGCGAGCTCGGCTACAACATCACTGAAACGTCCGGCCCGCTCGAAAATGCGGAAGAGTGGGAGGACGCCGACAAGTCTGAGCAGGACATCCTGACGTGGGACGTGTAA
- a CDS encoding gluconokinase, GntK/IdnK-type, with product MEFDPDRPMVIVLMGVSGSGKTTIGTRLAEVLDWDFVDGDDFHPDANVAKMRRGEPLTDEDRWPWLRSIRAFIDERLATNDPAIVACSALKSSYRDVLLDGAENAHLVYLRGEYDLIRKRMEARADHFFDADLLDSQFATLEEPTPEEAVIVHIDAPPDEIVESIRNQMSELSSPS from the coding sequence GTGGAATTTGATCCCGACAGGCCAATGGTCATTGTGTTGATGGGAGTGTCGGGATCGGGCAAAACGACGATCGGCACCCGGCTGGCCGAGGTCCTGGATTGGGACTTCGTGGACGGAGACGATTTCCATCCGGACGCGAACGTGGCCAAGATGCGTCGGGGCGAGCCCCTAACAGACGAGGACCGCTGGCCGTGGCTGCGCTCCATTCGCGCGTTCATTGACGAGCGCCTCGCGACCAACGATCCGGCTATCGTCGCTTGCTCGGCCCTCAAATCCTCGTATCGCGACGTGCTCCTGGACGGTGCCGAGAACGCTCATCTCGTTTACCTTCGCGGCGAGTACGACCTCATCCGCAAGCGGATGGAGGCCCGCGCCGATCACTTCTTCGACGCTGACCTTCTCGACAGCCAGTTTGCCACGCTGGAGGAGCCAACTCCCGAGGAGGCCGTGATCGTGCACATCGACGCCCCCCCGGACGAGATTGTGGAGTCCATCCGCAATCAGATGTCGGAACTCTCCTCCCCTTCCTAA
- a CDS encoding PD-(D/E)XK nuclease family protein: protein MTPSILVEQLNRLRDTHPRAPLVVFVPRTQLGHALETALARHRGGWEGLQFQIPRHYAEAVAQIDVLTSGRHEAPVEAHLFRTARILQERPQQKTDSLPGWHLLASTVARAIDTLREGDVSVEAIRQRATAPDASETLGIVADCYEQYREELEARDLYDDATVYQWATERVQAGDAPGVEDTVYAVAGAAELSEHAAQFLKALQAHAKDVLRLGVDGSGPAAMAPPETAAARFGNVDVVPVSTAEDEAETVDDRFVRAVGATNEVKAVIRDLLEDGVAFDDATIAYASSQPYASLIADEAERAGIPITMGTGLPAEQTRTGRALRGLYEWVRENYDPAILIRMLRERLLRTDRWLDREIDDSDEGNLPSLRPHEAATLLAGRSYESGRDGLLGGLQSAISSVKKKSEERADCTLTDREERRLERRRLLAGYLKALVELVPREGDVRMLAENSCTFLQTFGPLDPVEDVAEEERTLDEAARQLLYDRLTRLSEMEVSCEASDRQLAAMMGRWLDEQAVQAQRPRPGHVHVLPLESAGYSDRSHLSVVGLDGTTFAAPMVDNGMLQDADRRALVESLTTVAEETRPTTPADDALWRAACALERHRGPTAYYTRIFDVEAGEERDPSSLFLQKESEALAGQSDDDKQEASRTVGLIPAADGIAIADRDRWLSSYRRGRQRTEALADEETSARDRLEAEHPWIVDGEAARQARQSDRYTVHDGLLPAADYPELDFFGDDERPVSASRLETLAEAPYVYFLKYVLGVRSLDEPAINDDPWFNPLRKGTLLHAIYEQFMEDLKGEPPSAEDLGDLMEIVEEKLEKEMEESAAPSEVAKQSALRALRRNAKLFLRAEIEHGENYAPDGFEWGFGFPPHRREDQDHDTPARLTVDDRSLQLRGRIDRVDRNRETGNLVAWDYKTGGTSSYDESDPLQDGKTLQWALYAYALEALWGETVEASGYFFATAAEVGRRMTASPDAHRTAVNRLLSRLGALAESGTFPVAPHLPDVTDWKWNGYDRIVKDLRERRRELKGKAYPEDRPEPPSF, encoded by the coding sequence ATGACGCCCAGCATTCTCGTCGAGCAGTTGAATCGGCTGCGGGACACCCATCCGCGCGCCCCGCTCGTCGTCTTCGTTCCTCGTACACAGCTGGGACATGCCCTCGAAACAGCCCTCGCCCGACACCGCGGCGGATGGGAGGGGCTGCAGTTTCAGATCCCCCGGCACTACGCCGAAGCGGTTGCCCAGATCGATGTTTTGACGTCCGGGCGACACGAGGCACCAGTGGAAGCACACCTGTTTCGCACGGCCCGCATTCTCCAGGAGCGCCCCCAACAGAAGACGGACAGCCTGCCGGGCTGGCACCTGCTTGCCTCCACGGTCGCACGCGCGATCGACACGCTTCGAGAGGGTGATGTGTCTGTCGAGGCCATTCGGCAACGGGCCACAGCGCCCGACGCGTCGGAGACGCTCGGCATCGTGGCCGATTGCTATGAGCAGTACAGGGAAGAGTTGGAGGCACGCGATCTCTATGATGACGCGACCGTCTACCAGTGGGCCACGGAGCGCGTGCAGGCCGGAGACGCGCCGGGCGTGGAGGACACGGTGTACGCCGTTGCGGGCGCCGCTGAACTTTCGGAGCACGCGGCGCAGTTTCTGAAGGCCCTTCAGGCACACGCGAAGGACGTTCTGCGCCTTGGGGTCGACGGTTCAGGCCCCGCGGCGATGGCGCCCCCGGAGACGGCCGCGGCACGGTTCGGCAATGTAGACGTGGTGCCCGTCTCGACTGCGGAGGATGAAGCGGAGACGGTCGACGATCGCTTCGTACGGGCCGTGGGCGCCACGAACGAGGTGAAGGCCGTCATTCGGGATCTTCTGGAGGACGGGGTTGCCTTCGACGACGCGACGATTGCCTATGCGAGCTCACAGCCGTACGCGAGCCTGATTGCGGATGAGGCTGAGCGGGCCGGCATCCCCATCACGATGGGCACCGGCCTTCCGGCGGAGCAGACCCGCACGGGGCGGGCGCTGCGCGGGCTCTACGAGTGGGTGCGTGAGAACTACGATCCGGCGATTCTCATCCGGATGCTGCGCGAGCGGCTCCTGCGGACGGATCGCTGGCTCGATCGCGAAATTGACGACTCTGATGAGGGCAATCTGCCGAGCCTACGTCCGCACGAGGCGGCGACGCTTCTGGCCGGCCGATCCTACGAATCCGGTCGGGACGGGCTGCTCGGCGGCCTTCAATCGGCGATTTCCTCTGTGAAGAAGAAATCGGAGGAACGGGCCGATTGCACCCTAACGGATCGGGAAGAGCGGCGCCTGGAGCGACGTCGGTTGCTGGCCGGATACCTGAAGGCGCTCGTGGAATTGGTGCCGCGCGAGGGCGACGTGCGGATGCTAGCAGAGAACAGTTGCACGTTTCTTCAGACGTTCGGTCCGTTGGATCCTGTAGAAGATGTGGCGGAGGAGGAGCGCACGCTCGACGAGGCGGCCCGCCAGCTCCTCTACGATCGCCTCACCCGACTCAGCGAGATGGAGGTTTCGTGCGAGGCGTCGGATCGTCAATTGGCCGCGATGATGGGGCGGTGGCTCGACGAGCAGGCCGTGCAGGCGCAGCGCCCTCGCCCCGGCCACGTGCACGTCCTGCCGCTCGAAAGCGCCGGCTACAGCGACCGGTCGCACTTGTCCGTCGTGGGGCTCGATGGCACCACCTTCGCCGCGCCCATGGTGGACAACGGCATGCTGCAGGACGCCGACCGGCGCGCCCTGGTGGAGTCGCTTACGACTGTTGCGGAGGAGACCCGTCCCACCACGCCCGCCGACGATGCCCTGTGGCGGGCCGCCTGTGCTCTGGAACGACACCGTGGGCCCACGGCCTACTACACGCGCATCTTCGATGTCGAGGCCGGGGAGGAGCGGGATCCGTCGTCGCTCTTTCTGCAGAAAGAAAGTGAGGCGCTTGCGGGCCAATCGGATGACGACAAACAGGAAGCGTCCCGCACGGTTGGCCTCATCCCGGCCGCTGACGGCATCGCGATTGCTGATCGCGACCGGTGGCTGTCGTCGTATCGTCGGGGACGTCAGCGCACAGAGGCGTTGGCCGACGAGGAGACCTCGGCCCGCGATCGGCTGGAGGCAGAGCATCCGTGGATTGTAGACGGTGAGGCGGCCCGGCAGGCGCGGCAGTCCGACCGCTATACCGTCCATGACGGACTCTTGCCCGCAGCCGACTATCCGGAGCTTGATTTCTTTGGGGACGATGAGCGACCCGTGTCGGCCTCGCGGCTCGAAACCCTCGCCGAGGCGCCGTACGTCTACTTCCTGAAATACGTTCTCGGCGTGCGATCCCTCGATGAACCCGCGATCAACGACGATCCGTGGTTCAACCCGCTGCGGAAGGGCACGCTCCTCCACGCGATCTACGAGCAGTTCATGGAGGACTTAAAGGGAGAGCCCCCTTCTGCTGAAGATCTCGGAGATCTGATGGAAATCGTCGAAGAGAAGTTGGAGAAAGAGATGGAAGAATCTGCGGCTCCATCCGAGGTTGCAAAGCAATCGGCGCTGCGAGCGCTCCGTCGCAACGCGAAGCTCTTCCTCCGCGCCGAGATCGAGCACGGAGAGAACTACGCCCCTGATGGGTTCGAATGGGGCTTCGGCTTTCCGCCGCATCGTCGCGAGGATCAGGACCACGACACTCCCGCTCGTCTGACGGTCGACGATCGATCGCTGCAGCTTCGTGGCCGCATTGATCGGGTGGATCGCAATCGCGAGACTGGGAATCTTGTGGCCTGGGACTACAAGACCGGCGGCACGTCGTCCTACGACGAAAGCGACCCGCTGCAGGACGGCAAAACGCTCCAGTGGGCGCTCTATGCCTACGCGCTGGAGGCCCTGTGGGGCGAGACCGTGGAGGCCTCGGGGTACTTCTTTGCGACGGCGGCGGAGGTGGGCCGTCGGATGACCGCGTCTCCCGATGCACACCGGACGGCGGTGAATCGTCTTCTGTCGCGGCTGGGGGCTCTGGCGGAGAGTGGGACCTTTCCGGTGGCGCCGCATCTGCCAGACGTGACGGACTGGAAGTGGAACGGGTACGACCGCATCGTCAAGGATCTGCGGGAGCGGCGGCGGGAGCTGAAGGGCAAGGCGTATCCGGAGGATCGGCCCGAGCCGCCCTCGTTCTGA